In the Plectropomus leopardus isolate mb chromosome 5, YSFRI_Pleo_2.0, whole genome shotgun sequence genome, one interval contains:
- the LOC121942774 gene encoding protein FAM133-like, whose product MSGFDLCDALKGDEKVAQEEAQRDEAFCNRYKRKDKDDKDMSGCKGKSDHKDKSKKKHKDKGCKDGKKKRDKKGKQSGSSSSSSSSCSSSSASSDEE is encoded by the exons CTTTAAAAGGTGATGAAAAGGTGGCGCAGGAGGAAGCTCAGAGGGATGAGGCATTTTGTAACAGGTATAAGAGGAAGGATAAG gatgACAAGGACATGTCTGGATGTAAGGGCAAGTCTGATCATAAGGACAAGTCTAAAAAGAAGCACAAGGACAAAGGCTGCAAAGatggcaaaaagaaaagggaTAAGAAGGGAAAACAATCAggctcctcatcctcatcctcatcctcttGCTCATCTTCATCAGCCAGCAGTGATGAG GAATGA